One region of Drosophila subobscura isolate 14011-0131.10 chromosome J, UCBerk_Dsub_1.0, whole genome shotgun sequence genomic DNA includes:
- the LOC117894263 gene encoding uncharacterized protein LOC117894263, giving the protein MAQKLTILCALLGVAAASYIPHGGYEHGHAVGYSIQTHHEAPKKWHDHQEQHQWAAAPQHGHHWEAAPQQQYNHWEAASEALHQWAAAAPEEHGKWSSHHEEEPKHHPKYQFDYGVKDTKTGDIKQQWETRDGDKVKGGYTMKEADGRTRVVEYTADDHNGFQATVKHLGHADHFEHKQQDHGYSHGHGHATSYADVKQEINSKWQDKSSKWW; this is encoded by the coding sequence ATGGCCCAAAAGCTAACGATCCTCTGTGCCCTGCTGGGAGTAGCCGCTGCTAGCTACATTCCCCATGGCGGCTATGAGCACGGACATGCAGTTGGATACAGCATTCAAACGCACCACGAGGCGCCCAAGAAGTGGCACGATcatcaggagcagcatcaatgGGCAGCGGCACCTCAGCACGGCCACCACTGGGAGGCAGCTCCTCAGCAGCAGTACAACCACTGGGAGGCAGCATCAGAGGCACTCCACCAATGggccgcagcagctccagagGAGCACGGCAAGTGGTCTTCGCACCACGAGGAGGAGCCGAAGCACCATCCGAAATACCAGTTCGATTATGGAGTCAAGGACACCAAGACCGGAGACATCAAGCAGCAGTGGGAGACCCGGGATGGCGACAAGGTCAAGGGAGGTTACACCATGAAGGAAGCCGATGGCCGCACCCGCGTCGTCGAGTACACGGCCGATGACCACAACGGATTCCAGGCCACTGTCAAGCACCTCGGACATGCCGACCATTTTGAGCACAAGCAGCAGGATCATGGCTACTCTCACGGCCATGGTCATGCCACCAGCTATGCGGATGTCAAGCAGGAGATCAACAGCAAGTGGCAGGACAAGAGCAGCAAGTGGTGGTAA
- the LOC117894264 gene encoding adult-specific cuticular protein ACP-20, translating to MKYFCSALVLGMFVVGSLAAPYGGHATSYSVVTKHEEPVHKGHGYSYDHDVISAYGGVYGHGYPSHGYAGYEKHEPHHYPKYHFDYGVKDAHTGDQKSQWETRDGDKVKGSYSLKEADGTTRVVEYTADDHNGFNAIVKKLGHAHHPQVYQKGYGLGGIYGADYGYGHDVAHFGGYGHGGHGHASSYVSVKQLH from the coding sequence atgaaatatttctgctctgctctggtgcTGGGCATGTTTGTGGTTGGAAGTCTGGCAGCTCCCTATGGAGGACACGCGACCAGCTACAGTGTGGTGACCAAGCACGAGGAGCCGGTGCACAAGGGTCATGGATACAGCTACGATCACGACGTGATCAGTGCGTATGGAGGTGTCTACGGGCACGGGTATCCCAGCCATGGCTATGCCGGCTACGAGAAACACGAACCTCACCATTATCCCAAATATCATTTTGATTATGGAGTCAAGGATGCCCATACTGGTGACCAGAAGAGCCAGTGGGAGACGCGTGACGGCGACAAGGTCAAGGGCAGCTACTCTCTGAAGGAGGCCGATGGCACGACCCGCGTCGTGGAGTACACAGCCGACGATCACAACGGCTTCAATGCAATTGTCAAGAAGCTAGGCCACGCCCATCATCCTCAAGTCTACCAAAAGGGATACGGGCTAGGCGGCATCTATGGGGCCGACTACGGCTACGGACATGATGTGGCGCACTTTGGCGGCTATGGACACGGCGGACACGGTCATGCCAGTAGCTATGTGAGCGTGAAGCAGCTGCACTGA
- the LOC117894257 gene encoding uncharacterized protein LOC117894257 produces MRLYITSHLPPLLRALLLLLALACLGTRPAPVNAVRGGAPVVVADDDDETMEYAPQYEHPGYAFSYGVKDLHTGDVKSQWESRDQDGVKGHYSILEPDGSIRTVHYTADAKKGFNAIVKTVGANSHPITEETPEGSNQVNDDTSQSKINHYSKDQEHIVLSSDIKQQKRPIEDLTHSHPKIPSLVEIKPHARIKQVPMELEPGIRDRLQQARDNYYKEIAAAHKLENEYAQKLESDYAQKLQPSYPVQEGDWKAVIVNEPKEYRPHYTTSSPQHQHPLQSQHQHQHPYYDYYKPKEVPHNYIHKASPPQQALHTSYSPSKPRQSLPEPISNHIHQKKVVHTTPGLKHYKYKGVAKTYVRPEYSSYFQRKPKKLRPHPQAGLGPKPRPQRPQQAGPVLFPELLDDEFEDFEEEVDDDEQGVASASLVQSMVRKDKKHMVPMYAGGHSFKAASSHRDLRGV; encoded by the exons atgagaCTTTAT ATAACCAGCCATTTGCCGCCCCTGCTGCGtgccctcctcctgctgctggccctggcctgcCTGGGGACACGGCCCGCTCCCGTGAACGCAGTCCGGGGCGGGGCACCTGTTGTGGTCgccgacgacgatgatgaaaCCATGGAGTATGCCCCGCAATAT GAACATCCGGGATATGCGTTCAGCTATGGCGTCAAGGATCTGCACACGGGCGATGTAAAGTCACAGTGGGAATCACGCGATCAGGACGGTGTCAAGGGTCACTATAGTATCCTCGAACCGGATGGCTCAATACGCACCGTTCACTACACGGCAGATGCCAAGAAGGGCTTCAATGCCATTGTCAAGACGGTGGGCGCCAATTCCCATCCCATCACGGAGGAGACGCCGGAGGGCAGCAATCAAGTGAACGACGACACCAGCCAGTCGAAGATCAATCACTACAGCAAGGACCAGGAACACATCGTTCTCAGTTCGGAcatcaagcagcagaagcggccCATTGAAGATCTCACCCACTCACACCCGAAAATTCCCAGCCTGGTGGAGATCAAGCCCCATGCCCGCATCAAGCAGGTGcccatggagctggagccgggcATTCGCGATCGTCTGCAACAGGCCCGCGACAACTACTACAAAGAGATCGCTGCCGCTCACAAGCTGGAGAATGAGTACGCACAAAAGTTGGAGAGTGACTATGCCCAGAAGTTGCAGCCCAGCTATCCGGTGCAGGAGGGCGATTGGAAGGCGGTGATAGTGAATGAACCCAAGGAGTACCGACCACACTACACCACCAGCTctccccagcaccagcacccgctgcagtcgcagcaccagcaccagcatccgTACTATGACTACTACAAGCCCAAGGAGGTGCCCCACAACTATATTCACAAGGCATCTCCGCCACAGCAGGCACTGCACACCAGCTACTCACCCTCAAAGCCGCGCCAGAGCCTGCCGGAGCCCATCTCCAACCACATCCATCAAAAGAAGGTGGTGCACACCACGCCCGGCCTGAAGCACTACAAGTACAAGGGCGTGGCCAAGACGTACGTGCGCCCCGAATACTCCAGCTATTTCCAGCGCAAGCCAAAAAAGCTGAGGCCGCATCCACAGGCAGGTTTGGGTCCCAAGCCACGTCCCCAGCGGCCGCAGCAGGCAGGTCCCGTGCTCTTCCCCGAACTGCTAGATGATGAGTTCGAGGATTTTGAGGAGGAGGTTGACGATGATGAGCAAGGCGTCGCATCAGCAAGCCTCGTGCAGAGCATGGTGCGGAAGGACAAGAAGCACATGGTGCCCATGTATGCGGGCGGGCACAGCTTCAAGGCGGCCAGCAGCCACCGAGATTTGCGTGGAGTGTAG
- the LOC117893334 gene encoding fibroin heavy chain, translating into MKFHLIALLGLLGSVLADPSALPSPTLAPPLPPCVHAATSGYAYPPPAEVKFSISPGVTKYSQSPAISTYSENGRLLHTSIGSSGSSYESSAGLVGLSHGGLTQIDKYIAPVQKTLFSPSGEYGGAGITYAEKSPAAKYATVVPSGIEIKNLVSPALTKTLLTAPRLDHGYLPPSPGLSKVATYTSPGYSYSSGTPGISKVATYSSPVCKGQSGLLQTGDLQLTRLQLRPALARPLKIATYSPSVSYAAPAVAKVSAYVAPAVKLATTSSLLSSHGTGYSASYAPALTKYSQAADVSHQFISKPIIAAYPAAAPAIATYSPAPTVTKIVGSYGGSASGGAVSHQYVSKPAVATYSSAPAIAKVATYAAPALSTYSSGPAITKLSSTSYGGSGSGAVSHQYVSKPAVATYSSGPAYAAPAVSKVAYAAPVVSSYSSGPVVTKVSTGYGSHGASYGASGSGAISHQYVSKPAVATYSSGPAIAKVATYAAPAISKVATYAAPSIATYSSGPALSKVATYSQAADVSHQYISKPIVAAYPAAAPAVATYSSAPVVTKVSTGYGGGGSYGSYAGSHSGGAVSHQYVSKPAVATYSSGPAIAKVASYAGPTISTYSSAPTLTKIATSYGSSGHGASYAPALSKTYLPAAPVATVSSYSSGHGGSYGGSGSGAVSHQYVSKPAIATISAAPAIAKVAYAAPAAASYATAPVVTKVSTGYGGGGSYGSYEGSHSGGAVSHQYVSKPAVATYSTGPAIAKVASYAAPSLTKISTSYGSSGHGASYAPALSKTYLPAAPALSVPALSKTYLPAAPVAAVSSYSSGHGGSYSGSGSGAVSHQYVSKPALVAGPAIAKVASYAAPAVSHISTGPALVKVGSPHGLGLGIGYSASGHGAVSTQYVSKPAGAALLGAPLSSGPAYALGGKLASSTAYGLSAGKLGLGSGHDGSYYGAISLGHAGVSPALNYQGLLTHGGSLSHGGLAHGGLSHGGLSLGGLAHGGLSYAPITSSHLDSSLSGYDHGVGGIGPLGAGFYRYAPSVPTLSAHAPLPATAYLKSAPVAQPALLKVVPEKHLEHFDAHPRYAFEYAVNDPHTGDNKHQREERDGDVVKGEYSLVEPDGNVRTVKYYADWETGFHAEVINSRDQGKIVAKRQTAAKS; encoded by the exons ATGAAG TTCCATCTGATAGCATTGTTGGGCTTACTCGGCTCCGTGCTGGCCGATCCCTCAGCCCTGCCCTCACCGACACTGGCCCCACCGCTGCCGCCCTGTGTGCATGCTGCCACCTCCGGCTATGCCTATCCACCGCCGGCCGAGGTGAAGTTCTCCATATCGCCGGGCGTGACCAAGTACAGCCAGTCGCCGGCGATTTCCACGTACTCCGAGAACGGAAGGCTTCTGCACACATCGATCGGCAGTTCGGGCTCGTCCTACGAGTCCAGCGCGGGACTTGTGGGCCTGTCGCATGGCGGCCTCACCCAAATCGACAAGTACATAGCACCAGTGCAGAAAACTTTGTTCTCGCCATCGGGAGAGTACGGAGGAGCAGGAATCACCTATGCGGAAAAGTCACCGGCGGCCAAGTATGCGACTGTGGTGCCATCGGGCATCGAGATTAAGAATCTGGTGTCTCCGGCGCTGACCAAGACACTGCTGACGGCCCCGAGGCTGGATCATGGCTACCTGCCGCCATCTCCCGGTCTGAGCAAGGTGGCCACGTACACCTCTCCcggatacagctacagctcggGGACGCCAGGCATCTCAAAAGTGGCCACCTACTCGTCCCCGG TATGCAAAGGCCAGTCCGGGCTACTCCAAACTGGAGACCTTCAGCTCACCCGGCTACAGCTACGGCCAGCTCTCGCCCGGCCTCTCAAGATTGCAACCTACTCGCCCTCCGTCTCCTACGCAGCCCCGGCAGTAGCCAAGGTCTCTGCCTACGTCGCTCCGGCTGTTAAGCTGGCCACCACCTCATCCCTGCTGTCATCGCATGGCACGGGCTACTCCGCCAGCTATGCGCCAGCCCTCACCAAGTACAGCCAGGCGGCGGATGTTTCCCACCAGTTCATCTCCAAGCCCATAATTGCCGCCTATCCGGCGGCTGCTCCAGCCATTGCCACTTATTCCCCTGCTCCGACAGTCACCAAGATCGTCGGCAGCTATGGCGGATCCGCATCCGGTGGTGCTGTTTCGCATCAGTACGTGTCGAAGCCAGCAGTGGCCACCTACTCCTCAGCTCCTGCCATCGCCAAGGTTGCCACGTACGCTGCTCCAGCCTTATCCACGTACTCCTCAGGCCCCGCCATCACCAAG CTATCTTCGACCAGCTACGGAGGCAGTGGTTCGGGAGCCGTTTCCCACCAATATGTGTCCAAGCCGGCAGTGGCTACCTACTCCTCGGGTCCTGCctatgctgctcctgccgttTCCAAGGTGGCCTACGCTGCTCCGGTTGTTTCAAGCTATTCCTCCGGTCCGGTCGTGACCAAAGTGTCGACTGGCTATGGCAGTCACGGGGCAAGCTATGGAGCAAGCGGCTCGGGAGCAATTTCCCATCAGTATGTCTCCAAGCCGGCAGTGGCCACATACTCTTCGGGTCCTGCCATAGCCAAGGTAGCAACCTACGCTGCTCCTGCCATCTCAAAGGTGGCCACATATGCGGCTCCTTCTATTGCCACCTATTCCTCAGGCCCCGCCCTCTCCAAAGTGGCAACCTACAGCCAAGCGGCAGATGTTTCCCACCAGTACATCTCGAAACCCATTGTGGCTGCCTAtccggcagca GCCCCAGCCGTTGCCACCTATTCCTCAGCACCTGTGGTAACCAAAGTGTCCACTGGCTATGGCGGAGGAGGAAGCTATGGGAGCTACGCTGGCAGCCATTCAGGTGGAGCCGTCTCCCATCAGTATGTGTCCAAGCCCGCAGTGGCTACCTATTCATCTGGTCCTGCTATTGCCAAGGTAGCATCCTACGCTGGTCCCACCATTTCCACATACTCCTCGGCTCCCACCCTCACCAAGATTGCCACCAGCTACGGCAGCAGCGGACACGGCGCCAGCTATGCTCCGGCACTTTCCAAGACCTATCTGCCAGCTGCTCCCGTTGCAACGGTTTCCAGTTATTCCTCAGGTCACGGCGGAAGCTACGGAGGAAGCGGCTCGGGAGCTGTCTCTCATCAGTACGTATCGAAGCCAGCGATTGCCACAATCTCAGCTGCTCCGGCAATTGCCAAGGTGGCCTatgctgctccggctgctgccaGCTACGCTACGGCTCCTGTGGTCACCAAAGTGTCCACTGGCTATGGTGGAGGAGGAAGCTATGGCAGCTATGAAGGAAGCCACTCAGGTGGCGCCGTATCCCATCAGTACGTATCGAAACCCGCAGTAGCCACATACTCCACTGGTCCAGCCATCGCCAAGGTAGCATCCTACGCAGCTCCCAGCCTCACCAAGATTTCGACCAGctacggcagcagcggccacggAGCCAGCTATGCTCCGGCCTTGTCCAAGACCTATCTGCCAGCTGCGCCTGCCCTCTCTGTGCCAGCACTGTCCAAGACCTATCTGCCAGCTGCTCCGGTTGCAGCGGTTTCCAGCTATTCCTCAGGTCACGGCGGAAGCTATTCAGGAAGCGGCTCAGGAGCTGTATCCCATCAGTACGTGTCCAAGCCTGCGCTTGTTGCTGGTCCTGCCATTGCAAAGGTGGCCAGCTATGCCGCGCCAGCTGTGAGCCACATCTCCACGGGTCCAGCACTGGTCAAGGTTGGCTCTCCCCATGGGCTGGGCTTGGGTATTGGCTACTCTGCCAGCGGACATGGCGCTGTGTCCACCCAATACGTATCCAagccagctggagctgctcttcTGGGTGCTCCCTTGTCCTCTGGTCCGGCCTACGCTCTGGGAGGAaagctggccagcagcacagcTTACGGCCTGAGTGCGG GCAAACTAGGACTCGGCTCGGGTCATGATGGTAGCTATTATGGAGCCATCTCTTTGGGTCACGCAGGCGTCTCCCCGGCCCTCAACTATCAGGGTCTTCTCACGCATGGCGGTAGTCTGTCCCATGGTGGTCTCGCTCATGGGGGTCTGTCCCATGGCGGTCTTTCCCTAGGTGGCTTGGCTCACGGCGGTCTGTCGTACGCTCCAATCACATCCTCCCATTTGGACTCATCGTTAAGTGGCTATGACCATGGTGTGGGTGGAATTGGACCTTTGGGTGCCGGTTTCTATCGCTATGCTCCGAGTGTGCCCACGTTGAGTGCACATGCCCCACTGCCGGCCACCGCCTATCTGAAGTCGGCGCCCGTGGCCCAGCCAGCCCTGCTCAAGGTGGTGCCGGAGAAGCATCTGGAACACTTT GATGCACATCCTCGTTATGCCTTTGAGTATGCCGTAAACGATCCACATACGGGCGACAATAAGCATCAGCGCGAGGAGCGTGATGGGGACGTAGTCAAGGGCGAGTATTCCTTGGTGGAACCCGATGGCAATGTGCGCACAGTCAAGTACTATGCCGACTGGGAGACGGGCTTCCATGCCGAGGTCATCAACAGTCGCGATCAGGGCAAAATTGTGGCCAAGCGTCAGACGGCAGCCAAGTCGTGA
- the LOC117894255 gene encoding dynactin subunit 1, translating to MSPKQPKLGQRVEVTGKNLQGRVAYVGRTNFAAGLWFGVILDEPLGKNNGTLQGSTYFKCPRNCGLFVRGQQLLKIEERPKEPDNQKTDEMQRNEGAVKAKLLRRSGGKSVDEQDNQREQLAATTSGKVKAATTPSNSSSASPQHRPKVAPGQTQKEQTLAKTSGKFLAAQPQPLQLPKNPMEAEENPKPAATLQQSKMQPEKSTELEPAVTQQPKPEEKEKPTKSTQEAQPASNPLQTSTLGQLPFLKGDSAAAQLTPPAMTCNQRRSTSYTQLRPTRISQPKPTTAQAQSSTAQLTLNMPVPLALAPKRSKTSICPTSSVKRGAPAAFVEPGFLEILRPQFTPGPALRTPSTMAPPPSQPVDNPELRQLREELQLLRGQKSEDKLRLLELERTRIQNEQLLEFKAQIMTQHVLLQRELQRSRHELREAQDTVSKYKRELDEVAESIELLTLDKEMAEERMETLQMELEMAQERNDELTLDVEILKAEQEEHQGQRIEKTEKQTAVGATPQSAGEFLRLEQYNQRLRETVVRLRDTLAQEKQQAQRSHKELETKHSEINELKSIKELLSRRVDHMEVQLMDLKEQVDASLGAESMVTQLASLKLELEDRVKLLEDEVNELEALEQIQEQLIESNQELETDLREEIDKLGGQVKILDQQKHAAMESLYDRDVTIMKFRDLVRQLQEQLQLRADGTLSIDDFSSANESQQEEASNQSQNDYQHIFSVSKAYGRALEQQIKAVELRLQGQHLEHVLAFVPEQFLLRGGEHDVVLVMLLLERMNEKLTIVCQAINEKFPTACEFGRDAIFEGYSVQRFIFRSQCIYLLKSLQVVLQQFRHGLNHCDYELCTHAAIYRSDLEIQEQQLDEFVRLLKTGHLDEHTNCEPIQRVLHYVNALHQNLMPPQALVELLDEQQLYAALIEVYEAGLDAVNANAGLMHTIIQLGHEQTASFHCMQLLMEQSCSQKQKLKKLQRKLSGSKTAAWTGMQCARYQRILEANEALGALITILGATAREASKESNGGIAHEKLWRMLVLNYNKFAPTQEADELKEVDAYSQRCMQLLEEQLDELCALLESTDVNTEYVRHPTTNTLQERAAQVKRHYEDVKSFEQTVGERDKEIKSLKYTAKMKQQDYSELQIRKEMAEKQLSKQCHMLTSIAEAAEQLEQCMLSKEAALNQTINMLAEKIASLEQAQQHWQEQQQADSACVTSSTLSSNRELNMLHHALRQERLLRVQLQGSEMRKTFASLEPLHVPQASSSSSQLMILDKDLRSLKNQWLLAHLELGPAGSQRRSEIELQGSRVLRHIFQTYCTQHPYRAKDTDFGLFISEDMRRAFGPSF from the exons ATGAGCCCCAAGCAACCGAAACTTGGCCAGCGTGTTGAGGTAACGGGTAAAAATCTCCAGGGCCGTGTGGCCTATGTGGGACGAACGAATTTCGCCGCCGGTCTGTGGTTCGGTGTGATATTGGACGAGCCGCTGGGCAAGAACAATGGCACCCTGCAAGGCAGCACCTACTTCAAGTGCCCCCGCAATTGTGGTCTCTTTGtgcgtggccagcagctgctgaagaTTGAGGAGCGCCCGAAAGAGCCAGATAATCAGAAAACCGATGAAATGCAACGCAACGAGGGGGCGGTGAAAGCCAAGCTGTTGCGCAGGAGTGGGGGCAAGTCGGTGGATGAGCAG GATAACCAGCGAGAGCAGCTGGCAGCCACAACATCTGGCAAAGTCAAAGCGGCAACCACCCCTTCAAATAGCTCTTCAGCCTCGCCTCAGCACAGGCCAAAGGTGGCTCCAGGACAAACACAAAAGGAACAGACGCTAGCCAAGACATCTGGCAAGTTCTTGGCAGCACAACCTCAACCATTGCAGCTACCCAAG AATCCCATGGAGGCCGAGGAGAACCCAAAGCCAGCAGCGACTTTACAGCAGTCAAAAATGCAGCCAGAGAAGTCCACAGAGCTGGAGCCAGCAGTTACTCAGCAACCGAAACCagaggagaaagaaaagcCTACAAAATCTACACAGGAAGCACAGCCAGCCTCCAATCCGCTGCAAACCAGCACGCTCGGTCAGCTGCCATTCCTGAAGGGCGACAGCGCAGCCGCTCAATTGACGCCTCCGGCAATGACATGCAATCAGCGGCGTTCCACATCGTATACTCAGCTGCGGCCCACTAGGATTAGTCAGCCCAAGCCGACAACAGCTCAGGCGCAGAGCTCCACGGCACAGCTGACGCTCAAcatgccagtgccactggcTCTGGCGCCGAAGCGCAGCAAGACGAGTATCTGTCCCACGAGCTCGGTGAAGCGTGGGGCTCCTGCTGCCTTTGTGGAGCCCGGTTTCCTGGAGATACTGCGGCCACAGTTCACCCCGGGTCCGGCACTTCGAACGCCGAGCACAATGGCACCGCCGCCGTCGCAGCCTGTGGACAATCCGGAGCTGCGACAGCTGCgtgaggagctgcagctgttgagGGGACAAAAGAGCGAAGACAAGTTGAGGCTGCTCGAACTGGAGCGGACTCGCATACAGAACGAGCAGCTGTTGGAGTTCAAGGCTCAGATTATGACGCAGCATGTGCTGCTCCAGCGAGAGCTGCAGCGCTCGAGACATGAATTGCGGGAGGCGCAGGACACGGTCTCCAAGTACAAGCGGGAACTGGACGAGGTGGCCGAGAGCATAGAACTGTTAACGCTGGACAAGGAGATGGCTGAGGAGCGCATGGAGACACTgcaaatggagctggagatggcgCAGGAGCGCAATGACGAACTAACTCTGGACGTGGAGATCCTCAAGGCGGAGCAGGAAGAGCATCAGGGCCAGCGCATCGAGAAGACTGAGAAACAGACGGCAGTCGGCGCTACTCCCCAGTCTGCCGGCGAGTTCTTGCGCCTGGAGCAGTACAATCAGCGTCTGCGCGAGACTGTGGTCCGGCTGAGGGATACCCTTGcccaggagaagcagcaggcgcagcgtTCGCACAAGGAGCTGGAGACCAAGCACTCGGAAATAAACGAACTGAAGAgcatcaaggagctgctgaGTCGACGCGTTGACCACATGGAGGTGCAGCTGATGGACCTAAAAGAGCAGGTGGATGCCTCACTCGGAGCCGAGTCAATGGTTACACAATTGGCAAGCCTCAAATTGGAGCTGGAAGATCGCgtcaagctgctggaggacgAAGTCAACGAACTGGAGGCCCTCGAACAGATCCAGGAACAGCTCATCGAAAGCAACCAGGAACTGGAGACGGATCTGCGCGAGGAGATCGACAAGCTGGGCGGTCAGGTGAAGATTCTCGACCAGCAAAAGCACGCCGCCATGGAGAGCCTCTACGATCGAGATGTGACCATCATGAAGTTCCGAGATCTTGTCCGGCAGCTGCAAGAACAGCTGCAACTGAGGGCTGACGGCACGCTGTCCATCGATGACTTTAGCAGCGCCAACGAGtcgcagcaggaggaggcctcGAATCAGAGCCAAAACGACTATCAGCACATCTTCAGCGTGAGCAAGGCCTACGGACGGGCACTCGAGCAGCAGATCAAGGCCGTGGAGCTGCGATTACAGGGCCAGCACTTGGAACACGTTCTGGCGTTTGTCCCAGAACAGTTTCTCCTGCGTGGCGGTGAACATGATGTCGTACTGGTCATGCTCTTGCTGGAACGAATGAACGAGAAGCTGACCATCGTCTGCCAGGCCATCAACGAAAAGTTTCCCACGGCCTGTGAGTTTG GTCGCGATGCCATCTTTGAGGGTTACTCCGTGCAGCGTTTCATCTTCCGCTCGCAGTGCATCTACCTGCTGAAGAGTCTTCAGGTGGTGCTGCAGCAATTCCGTCACGGGCTCAACCATTGCGACTATGAGCTGTGCACCCATGCGGCCATCTACCGCAGTGACCTGGAGATCcaggaacagcagctggaCGAGTTTGTGCGGCTCCTGAAGACGGGTCACCTGGATGAGCACACCAACTGCGAACCGATTCAGAGAGTGTTGCACTATGTGAATGCATTGCACCAGAACCTGATGCCGCCGCAGGCTCTGGTGGAGTTGCtggacgagcagcagctgtatgCGGCACTGATAGAGGTGTACGAGGCGGGACTGGATGCCGTGAATGCCAATGCGGGACTGATGCACACGATCATACAGCTGGGACACGAGCAGACCGCTTCGTTCCACTgcatgcagctgctgatggagCAGAGTTGCAGCCAGAAGCAAAAGCTGAAGAAGTTGCAGCGAAAGCTGAGTGGCAGCAAGACAGCCGCCTGGACGGGCATGCAGTGTGCGCGGTATCAGCGCATCTTGGAGGCCAACGAGGCGCTCGGCGCACTGATCACCATACTGGGGGCGACAGCACGCGAGGCCAGCAAGGAGTCGAATGGGGGAATAGCCCACGAGAAGCTCTGGCGGATGCTGGTGCTCAACTACAATAAGTTTGCCCCCACTCAGGAGGCAGACGAACTGAAGGAAGTGGATGCCTACAGCCAGCGTTGCATGCaactgctggaggagcagctggacgAACTCTGCGCCCTACTAGAGTCCACCGATGTCAATACGGAGTATGTGCGTCACCCGACCACCAATACGCTGCAGGAGCGGGCCGCTCAGGTGAAGCGCCACTACGAGGATGTAAAGAGTTTCGAGCAGACGGTGGGGGAGCGCGACAAAGAGATCAAGTCCCTCAAGTACACAGCCAAGATGAAGCAGCAGGACTACTCGGAGCTGCAGATACGCAAGGAGATGGCCGAAAAGCAGCTGAGCAAGCAGTGCCACATGCTCACCAGCATAGCCGAGGCCGCCGAACAGTTGGAGCAGTGCATGCTCTCCAAAGAGGCGGCCCTCAATCAGACCATCAATATGCTGGCCGAAAAGATTGCGAGCCTGGAGCAAGcccagcagcactggcaggaacagcagcaggcggacagTGCTTGTGTGACGAGCTCCACTCTGAGCAGCAACCGGGAACTGAACATGCTGCACCACGCCCTGCGGCaggagcggctgctgcgggtgcagctgcagggcagcGAAATGCGCAAGACTTTCGCCTCACTGGAGCCCCTGCATGTGCCTcaggcgagcagcagcagcagtcagctgATGATCCTGGATAAGGATTTGCGCTCCCTGAAAAACCAGTGGCTGTTAGCGCATCTCGAGCTGGGGCCAGCCGGAAGCCAGAGGCGCAGTGAGATCGAGCTGCAGGGCAGCCGCGTTCTGCGTCATATCTTCCAGACATATTGCACACAGCATCCCTACCGGGCCAAGGATACGGACTTTGGACTCTTCATAAGCGAGGATATGCGTCGAGCATTTGGGCCAAGTTTctaa